GCGCTGGCCGCCTGGTACACGTCGGCGGCTCTTGTTCTGAACAAGACCTTCCGCCGCGATGTGCTGCCGATGGGTGAACTACGTTCGGCGCAGCAGGACGTAGCCGCCTGACCCGAGGCGCGATTCTCGCCTTCAGCGTCGCCGCGGGCGCGGTGGATGCCGCCACCTACCTGGGGCTTGGTCAGGTCTTCACCGCGAACATGACCGGCAACAGCGTGCTGCTGGCGATCGCGGTGGCGAAGGGCAGCGGCGGGGCGGCGGCCCGTTCCGGCGCCGCCCTCGCCGGCTTCTGCGCGGGGGTCGCGCTCGGAGCACTCACGCGCGGCCCGGATGAGAGCGAGCGGTGGCCGGCGGGCGTTGCGGCGCCCCTCGTGCTGGAGGTGATCGCGCTGGCTGCGCTTGCCGTTGGCTGGGCGCTTTCGGGCGCCCATCCCGCGGACGCCGCGCTCTACGGCCTGATCGTCGCCTCCGGCATAGCCATGGGCCTGCAGAGCGCCACGACCCGCGCCGCGCCCATTCGCGGCATCTCCACCACGTACATGACCGGCACCGTCACACGAGCGGTGGAGGCCGCGGTGTCGAGGCTGAGGCGGCGCGACGGCGGACGTGAGGAAGCCGCGGAGTTCCGCGGGGGCACCTGGATCGTCTACATATGCGGCGCCCTGGCCGGCGCGTTCGCGGAACGCTCGTGGCACGCCGGCGCCGTCGCAATCCCTCTCGTGTTCACGGGTGTTATCGCCTTCATGGCCGTTGTGTTGCGCTTTGGTTACGGTTGCTTCATAACCGCAAAACGGCCTCGCCGTGTGGAATAAATACCGCCCCAGGGAACTCAACCTTCGGGGAGGAGAAACACATGACGAGACTCGCGCGGCGGGCGTTGCCCGTCGTCGTGGCAGTTTTTGCTGTTGTCTCCGCCACCGTGCTCGCTGCATGCGGTGGTGGAGGGAGCAATACGTCGACCTCAGGGTCAACGTCGGCATCGACCTCACAGGCCAAGAACGGCGGCACCATCACGCTCGTGATGGGAACGGCGCCGGACTCGCTGGACCCGCAGTTCGGCTACACCACCCAGGCGGCGGAGCCCGACTGGCTCGCGTACACAGGCATGGTCACCTACGCGCATCAGAACGGCACCGCGGGCACGCAGCTCATCCCGGGCCTGGCGGAGCAGCTGCCGACCGTGTCCTCGGACGGCAAGACGTACACGATGACCATGCGCAAGGGCCTGAAGTTCTCGAACGGCACGCCCGTCAAGGCGAGTGACTTCACCTACACGGTGGAGCGCGCGCTGCGGATTCCGTGGGGCGGCTCCGGCCAGTTCATCGCGGGGAACATCGTGGGCGCGAAGCAGTACGCCGCGAAGAAGGCCACCTCGATCTCCGGCATCACGGCGGATGACGCCACCGGCAAGATCACGATCCACCTCACCAACCCGTACGGCGCGTTCGACAACGTGCTCGCCTTCCCGGCGCTCGGCGTCGTGCCGAAGGGCACGGCGATGAAGAACCTGCCGAACAACCCGCCCCCGGGCGTGGGGCCGTACTCGATCAAGAACGTCGTGCCCAACCAGTCGTTCGAGCTCGTGCGCAACCCGAACTGGGCCAGCATGAACATCCCGAACATCCCGGCCGGCCACGTGGACATCAAGGCGAAGATCTCGTCGAACGTGGACGCGAACGCGCTGTCGGTGGTGAACAACACGAACGACGTGTACGACTGGGCCGACACGATCCCCGGCAGCCTGCTGCCGCAGATCAACTCGCAGGCGAAGGACCGCTACGCGAAGAAGGTCATGAACTCGACCTACTACGTGTTCATGAACACGCAGGAGAAGCCGTTCAACAACCAGCTCGCACGGGAGGCGGTGGTCACGGGTCTGAACCAGGGCGCGATGAGCCGCCTGAGCTCCGGCTCGCTGATCCCGGGCTGCTACTTCCTGCCGCCCGGCATGGTGGGTCACCCGACCACTCCGTGCCCGTACGGCGATCCGGCCAAGGGTGGCGACATCGCCAAGGCCAAGCAGCTGGTCCAGCAGTCCGGCATGGCGGGCCAGCCCGTCACCGTGTGGAGTCAGCAGCGTGCGCCGCGTCAGCAGTGGATGACGTACTACACGTCGTTCCTCAACCAGATCGGCTTCAAGGCAAAGCAGAAGCTGATCGCCGACGCGTCGTACTTCCCGACGATCGGAAACCTGAAGCTCCATCCCCAGACCGGCTTCGCCGACTGGAACCAGGACTTCCCGAATCCGATCGACTTCTACCTGCTTGTCCAGAGCAGCTCGATCCTGCCCACCAACAACGAGAACTTCGGTGAGGTGAAGGATCCGAAGGTCGACTCTGAGTCGGCCAAGCTCGGACAGGTGCCGACGGACAAGTTGAACACGATCGCCAGCCAGTGGCAGGCGCTCGACGAGTACCTGGCCAAGAAGGCCTACATCGGAGTGTTCGGGTACCAGACGTTCCCGGCGCTCTTGTCGAACAGGATGTCGACCAACTACGTGTTCCACCCCCTGTATGGGTGGGACTGGAGCTCCTTCTCGCTGAAGTAGCTCGTCAGGAGTGGGCTGGGGCGACTACGCTGTCGCCTCAGCCCACTTCGGCTCTCGCGCAATGGCCACATCTTCCGCCCCCGGAACCGATCTATCGACCGACCTTTCGGATGCGCTGATTGGCGAGGCCATTGAGCTGCCGCCGGGGTTAGGGCCGTGGAAGCTCGCCTGGCGGAGGCTGCGTCGCAACCGCGTGGCGCTCTTCTTCGGATTCGTCTTCCTCTTCATTCTCATCCTGTGCCTGCTCGCGCCCGTGTACGCGAAGCACGTGGCCCACACGGGACCCGCTGCGGAGAACATCACGGGCAGGGTGAATGGCAAGGACATCGTCAGCCCCACCGGCATTCCCACCGGCCCCACCTGGCACAGCCGCTACTTCCTGGGCGCTGACGCCAACGGCCGCGACGTGGCGGTGCGGCTCCTGTACGGCGGGCGCAACTCGCTCGAGATCGGGTTCGTCGCCACCGCCATAACGATCTTCTTCGGCCTCCTGGTGGGCGTGCTCGCGGGCTACCTCCGAGGCATCACCGACGGGATCATCACCCGCATCCTCGATGTGATCTGGGCGTTCCCAGCCGTGCTTCTGGGCGTCGCGCTCGGTGTGTCGCTCGCGCTCGGCGGGATCGGCCCGCTGCACGGCAACACGCTGATGGTGCCCGCCGTGGTGGTGGGCGTGGTGTACATCCCGTACGTCGGCAAGCCCGTGCGCGGGCAGGTGCTCGGCTTGCGCGAGCGCGAGTTCATCGACGCCGCGCGCCAGCAGGGGCTGAGCCACGCGCGCATCATGTTCTCGGAGATCCTGCCCAACCTCGGGAGCACGATCGTGGTGTTCGTGCCGCTGATCCTCGCAAACGCGATCCTGCTCGAGGCCGGGCTCTCCTACCTCGGCGCCGGCGTGCAGCCGCCCAACCCGTCGTGGGGCACGATGATCGCCGACGGGATCAGGACGATCCCCGCGGCGTTCCACAACGTGCTCGTACCGGGCATCATGCTCGTGCTGGCCGTGATGTCGATCAACGTGTTCGGCGACGGCCTGCGCGACGCCCTCGACCCGCGGTCCAAGGTCCGCATCGCCCGCTGAGCCATGACCGGGTTCGTGATACGTCGGCTGCTCTCGATGATCGCGGTGATGTTCGTGATCTCGGTGCTCACCTTCCTGCTGCTCGAGGCGATCCCGAACGGCGATCCGGCGCTGCGGCTGGCGGGACGGCTCGCGACCGCCGACCAGATCCAGGAGATCCGCGCGAAGTACGGCTTCGACAAGCCGATCTACGTGCAGTACGCGAAGACGATGAAGAACATCTTCACGGGCAAGGCGTACTCGTACACGCAGGGCTTCAACGTGGTGGACGAGATCAAGGCCGGCCTGCCGGCCACGCTCTCGCTCGCGCTCGGCGCGGGGATCTTATGGCTGTTCGCGTCGATCCTCGTGGGCACCCTGGCGGCGATCAGAGCGGGCAAATACACCGACAGGGTGCTCACCGTGCTCGCGATGATGGGCGTGTCGTTCCCGCCGTTCTTCCTGGGCGCGGTGCTGATCTACTTCCTCGGCTACAAGGCGAACATCTTCCCGCTGGGCGGCTACGTGAAGCTCACGAGCAATCCCTGGCAGTGGTTCACGCACATGATCCTGCCGTGGTTCACGCTCTCGGTGCTGTTCATCGGCTTCTATTCGCGCGTGCTGCGCTCGACCATCCTCGAGACTCAGAGTGAGGACTACGTGCGCACCGCGCACGCGAAGGGCCTCTCGGGCGGACAGGTGCTGAGGCGGCACATCCTCCGCAACAGCCTGATCCCCATCATCGCGCTGTGGGGCCTGGACCTCGCGCAGGTGATCGGCGGCGGCGCGATCCTCACGGAGTCCGTCTACAACCTGCACGGCGTCGGCCAGCTCGCGGCGGACTCGATCGCGAAGCTGGACATCATTCCCATCCTCGCCGTCGTGCTGCTCACCGCGTTCGCCGTCGTGGTGCTCGCGGCCGTGACGGACATCATCTACGCGTTCCTGGACCCGCGCATCCGGCTTTCATGAGCTCGAGCCTGGCCGCACCGCTTCTCGAGGTCTCCGACCTGCGCGTGTCCTTCACCACCGAGGACGGCGTGGTGAAGGCGGTGGACGGCGTGACGTTCACGGTCGACCGCGGCGAGGTGGTGGCGATCGTGGGCGAGTCCGGGTCCGGGAAGTCGGTCACCTCGATGACGCTGATGGGCCTCACGCGCGGGCCGAACGCGCACTTCGAGGGGCAGGCGCTGTTCGACGGCGAGGACCTGATCAAGGCGTCCGAGTCCGAGCTGCAGAACATCCGCGGGGCGGGCATCGCGATGGTCTTCCAGGACCCGATGAGCTCGCTCGACCCGGTGTACCGGGTTGGCGACCAGATCGCCGAGCAGATCCGCGTTCACTTCCCGGAGGTCTCGAAGGGCGACGCTCACAACCAGGCTGTTGAGCTTATGGAGCGCGTGGGCATCCCGCGCGCGGCCGAGCGCGCACGCTCCTACCCGCACGAGTTCTCGGGCGGCATGCGCCAGCGCGTGATGATCGCCATGGCGCTGTCGTGCTCGCCAAAGCTCCTGATCGCGGACGAGCCCACCACGGCGCTCGACGTGACCATCCAGGCGCAGATCCTGGACGAGCTGCGCGAGCTCCGGGAGGCCTCGGACACGGGCATCATCCTCGTCACCCACGACCTTGGCGTGGTGGCGGACATCGCGGACAGGATCGTGGTGATGTACGCGGGGCGGGTGGTGGAGCAGGGAACGCTCGACGAGATCTTCTACGACCCGCAGCACCCGTACACCTGGGGGCTGCTCGGATCGATCACGCGCGTGGACCGCGACCGCTCGGAGCGGCTGCCGGCCATTCCGGGCATCCCGCCATCGCTGCTCGCGCCGCCGAAGGGCTGCCACTTTCGCCCGCGCTGCCCGCACGCCTTCGGCCGCTGTACCGAGGTGCCGGACCTCGCCGCGCGCCTGCCGGACAACCCCGACCATCTCGACCGCTGCTGGCTCGAGCCCGACCGCAAGCGCACGCTGCGCCAGGTGGGTGACCAGATCGGCCTCCAGAGCGAGGAGACGGTGACGTCGTGACGGTCGAGGCCGCCACTCCGCAGCCGGTCCCAGCGCCCGGGGCCGAGGCCCGCCCGCTGCTCGAGGTGGAGCACCTGAAGGTGCTCTTCCCCGTGAAGTCGAACGCGCTGCTCGCGCGCACCGTGGGGCACGTGCACGCGGTGGACGATGTGAGCTTCGGGCTGCGCGAGGGCGAGACGCTCGGCATCGTGGGCGAGTCCGGCTGCGGGAAGACCACGCTGATCCGCACGCTCGTGCGGCTGATCGAGCCCACCGCGGGCGCGATCCGCTTCCGCGGCAAGGACATCTCGGGCGCAGGGCGGCGCGAGCTCGAGCCGATCCGGCGGGAGATGCAGATGGTGTTCCAGGATCCGCAGGCCTCGCTCAACCCGCACAAGCGCGTGGACCAGATCCTGGGAACGCCGCTCAGGCTGCGCGGCGTGGCGAAGGAGCGGCTGCAGCCGGAGAGCCGCGAGCTGCTCGACCGCGTGGGCCTGTCCCCCGAGCACCTCAACCGCTTCCCGCACGAGTTCTCCGGCGGCCAGCGGCAGCGCATCGGCATCGCCCGCGCGCTCGCGCTGGACCCGCGGCTGATCCTGCTCGACGAGCCGGTGTCCGCGCTCGACGTGTCGATCCAAGCGCAGGTGATCAACCTGCTCGACGACCTGCAGGACGAGCTGCACCTCTCCTACATCTTCGTCGCGCACGACCTGAGCGTGGTGCGCCACGTGTCGGACCGGATCGCGGTGATGTACCTGGGCAAGATCGTGGAGGTGTCCTCGGCCGAGGAGCTCTACTCGAAGCCGATCCACCCGTACACGTCTGCGCTGCTCGGCGCGATCCCGATCCCGGACCCGCACGAGAACAGGGCACGCGTGCGGCGCAAGTCGTCCGGCGAGCCGCCGAGCGCGATCAACCCGCCGAGCGGCTGCCGCTTCCACACGCGCTGCCCACGGGCCACCGACATCTGCAAGACGGTGGAGCCGCAGCTCAGCGAGTACGCCGGCGGCCACCTCGCCGCCTGCCACCACCCGCAGCACGTGAGTGCCGCGGAGGTGAACGGAGCCATCCGGTCCGACGCCTCTCCTCTCAGCGCCGGACCGGAGCAGCCGGACTACGTCCCCTAGGGCGCCTAGGCGCTCGCGTACCGGAGCGAGCCCGGGGTGTCGAGGAGCTCGCCGGTCTCGAGCAGCGTCTTGAGCCCGGAGAGGATCATCGGCCAGCCGCCGAAGAGCTGCTCGTTCGCGCCCTCGGCAAGCTGATCGTGGGTGACCACGAGGCGGCAGGAATCGCCCACCGGCTCGATCTCCCACGTGACGCGCGAGGTGCCTTCGGCCGCCACGTCCTCGCCCCACAGAGCGTGGAAGCTCTGCACGAGGCGCCGGGGCGGGTCCACCTCGAGGTTCTCTCCCTCGGCGAGAGGGCCGGGCGCGTTCACGTGCACCGCCGTGTAGCGAGAGCCGGGCGTCCAGTCCGACTCCACGCCCATGCCGAAGTTGTACTTCTGGCGCATCTCGCTGCTCGTGATCGCCTCCCACAGGCGCTCCGGCGTGGTCTTGATGTAGATCTCGAACACCTTCTCCATCGTCTTATCCTCCAGGTCGCGCTTCAGCCCTGTGAGCGCTGCGGCCCAGGGCTCTGCGTATTTGCTCACCCACCTGTCGTGGACGAGCCTGATCGGGACGGCGTTCAGGAAGTGCAGCTTCTCGCGGCCGCGCTTCCTGGTGGTCACAAGGCCCGCGTCCTCCAGCACCTTGAGGTGCTTCATCACGCCGAAGCGAGTCATCGGGAGGCGCTCCTCCAGCGCGGTGAGCGTCTGCCCGTCCTCTCTGAAGAGCTCGTCGAGCAGGCTGCGGCGCGTGGGGTCTGCGAGGGCCTTGAACACGTCGTCCATGGGTCGGCAGTATAGGTGACTATTTGGTCACATGTCAAGCCGGGCTTGTATTTGGAGGATTGTCTGACTAAGGTCAGCTAATGGACGCTGTCGCGCAGGTGCGGCGCTTCAACCGGGTGGTCACTCAGCGCGTTGGCGCGCTGGACGATCACTTCCTCTCCCGCGACCGGCCGCTGGGCGAGGCGCGCGTGCTGTGGGAGATCGGGCCGGAGGGCTGCGACATCCGAGCGCTGCGCGCGCGGCTCGGCCTCGACTCCGGCTACGTGAGCCGGCTCCTGCGATCTCTCGAGGCGGACGACCTCGTGAAGGTCGGGCCCTCGGACCACGACCGGCGCGTGGCCACGGCTCGCCTCACGCGGCGTGGGCTGAAGGAGCGCGATCTCCTCAGCCGGCGCAGCGACGAGCTGGCCGCCTCGCTGCTCGAGCCGCTCAACGCCAAGCAGCGCGAGCAACTCGTGACCGCCATGGGCGACGTGGAGCGGCTCCTCAGCGCCGGGCTCGTGCGCATCGAGGCGCGCGATCCGTCCGACCCTCAGGCCCAGTACTGCCTGCGCGAGTACGTGCTCGAGCTGGACCGCAGGTTCGAAGCGGGCTGGGATCCGAGCCGCAGCATCTCCGCCGATCCGCACGAGCTGCGGCCACCCGCCGGGCTGCTGCTCGTGGCAACCCTCTCGTCAGAGCCGGTGGGCTGCGGCGCACTGAAGTTCCACGACGGCGAGCCGACCGAGATCAAGCGCATGTGGGTGGCGCCCTCCGCGCGCGGGCTCGGCGTGGGCCGCAGGCTGCTTGCCGAGCTCGAGGCGCAGGCGGCGGCGCGCGGCACGAGTCGCATGGTGCGCCTCGAGACGAATGGATCGCTCACCGAGGCGATCGACCTCTACCGCTCCGCCGGCTACCGCGAGGTGCCCGCCTTCAACCACGAGCCCTACGCCCACCACTGGTTCGAGAAGCGGCTGCGGCGCGCTCAGCCGTCGAGCGCCGCGCGCTGAGCGAGGCCGAGCGCGTACTCGGGCCACCAGGTGCCGGCGGACGGCGGCGTGCCGGCCTGGTCGCAGCCCGACCAGTCGCCGTCGGACTCTCCCGGCGTCTTGATCCAGTAGTAGGCGTCCACCATCGGATCGCCGGTATCCGCCGTTGGGCGGTGCCCAAGGCCTCGCCCCGCCGGGTTGCACCACACGCCATTCGCGCCCTGTCCGTTGCGGCTCGTGTCGATCAGCAGGCGCTTGTCGGGCATCCCGAGCGCGGCGACGATCTGCTTGCCATAGCCCACCTCGTTCGCGGTGGAGTCGAAGTTCGAGACGTTCAGCGCGATGCCGCGCGCCTTCGCCACCCCGGCGGCCGCCAGACGCTGAGCCATCGTCGCGGGCGAGTTCCAGCCCTTGTTGCCGGCGTCGAGGTAGACGGCGACCCCAGGCAGGGCGCTCAGCACCGACACCGCGTCGGCGAACATCGCGAGCTGGGCCTGCTGCGCCTGCGGCGTGGAGCATTCGCTCGGCAACCCCGGCAGGCCGTCGGGCTCGAGCACGACGGCGGCGCGCGCGTTGCCGATTCCCGCGGCGAAGGCCCGGATCCACGTGCCGTACTGCGCCTGCGAGGTGGCGGTGCATTGGGCGCGCAGGCCGGCCCGGTACGCCACCAGCACGGATTGCGTGGCCCCGCCGGCTCGGTTCCTGGCGATCGTGTTCTGCACGTCGGCCTGGACGTTGCCGTTCCAGTCGCCGAACCACGCGGATCCGGGCTCGGTGGCGATCTTCTCCAGCTCGTCGGCGTCGGCGCTGCGGCCGGCCGCGCGCCACTGCGCGGCGGTCTTCGCGGCGTTCGAGTTCGGGTCCACCCACCAGGTCTGCCCGGCGAAGGGGTTGCCGGGTGCCGGCGGCTCTGCGGGCGCTGTGGCTCCGGGCTGAGGTGCGCCATGGGAGGACGGTGCCCTGCCGAGGAGGCTCACGGTCGCGCGCTTCACGGAGCAGCGCTTCGTCTTCGCCGCGACGGTGTGATGACCCGACGGGACGCGCACGCGCATCGTCACTCGCTTCCAGCGCCGGGGAAGGCGCCGGCTGCGCACATGGCGCCGGTCGACGGACACGGTGAGGCGGGCACCTGACCGGCAGCGCGCGCGCGTGCGTGCCACGACGGCAATGGAGCTCGCCGGGTGCGAGCTGCGAAGCGTCGCGTGTCCGGAATGAAGCGACGAGCTGCCCACGGGGACGAGCGCCGCGGCGGTGGCGAGTGCGCTGGCCAGAAACTTGTGCACCGATCAGATGGTCGGAGCGCGCCGGGCAAACTTGACGGCCGCAGCCGGCGAGGGCGACCTTTCGTGAATGCAAGCGATGAGTTTCTGAGGTGCCTCTGGTCTCAAGGAACGTGATCAACCACCCCAAGGAGGATGTCGTGCCGCAGACGCAGACACGCATCAACAAGATCGCGAACGTGGTCGTGCCCGTGGCCGACCAGGACCGCGCGATCGAGTTCTACGTCGACACGCTCGGCTTCGAGAAGCGCGTCGACCTGCCGTTCGGCGGCAGCTACCGCTGGGTCGAGGTGGCCCCCGAGGGCGAGGACACCACGGTCGCCCTCGCCCCTCCCCCGCCGGATGACCCGGAGGCCGCCGGCAACCGCCAGACAGGCATCACGCTCCAGACCGACGACATCGAGGCGCTGCACGCCGACCTCAAGGCCGCCGGCGTGGACGTGGACGCGGAGATCAGCCGGATGGGCGACCCCGTGCCCCCGATGTTCTGGTTCCGCGACCCGGAGGGCAACACCCTGCTGGTGGTGCAGTAGCCCGCATCTGCACGGGCTCGGGCTTCGCTCAGCGTCGAGCCCGGGCCCGTGGCAGCTGCGTCGCCTAACCCTTCGTCGCGACGTCGATGACGAGCCTCGTGACCGCCCACGAGTAACGCCTGGTCGCGGCGCGAGATACGTGCGCGGGCAGCTCGACCACGAAGGCGGTGCCGTCCTTCAGGCGGAAGTCCTGCCAGGTGGTGATGCTGCCGGGGTAGCGCGGGAGTTGCCGTAGCGGCAGGCGGCTCAGGCGGGAGTAGCGGCGCTCGAGGCGAACGTCCCCGCCCGAGCGGTCGGTGAGGGACAGCGGCTGGTGAAACCAGATGGTGAGGCGAGGCCTGAGCCTCAGGATGAGCGAGTGGGCGATGCGGTCCTCCGGCTCTGAGAGTGGATGCGGCCCCGCGTACTGCAGGGTGCCGGGCGGCCCGAGCGGGCGCCAGTGGAAGGGGAAGTTGCGGTTGAGATCCACGCCGTGGGCGTTCCCGCGGGTGTTCGCCGCCGCGCCGTCCGGATTTATGTCGGGAACGATCCAGAGGGACATCCCCGCGGGCGGCCGCCAGCCACGAAGCCGGTTCGCGATGGCGACGCCGGCCCGCTCGTTGCCGTGGATACAGCCCACCACGAGCGCTGCGATCGGCGCCTGGGGATCGCCCCGGACGAAGGCGCGGATGGGCCGGCCCTGCACGGAGCGGCCCAGGAGCCGCGCGGTGGTCACAACGTCAGCCGCCTGGCGCGCCGACCGCACGTGGCCCGCATCGTCGTCGTCGGCGGCCGCCACCGCCGCGCCCGCCGAGGCGGCGACGATGATGACCGCCGGGGCGAGCCGTCGCGCGCGCACGTGCATCCACGGATGATGGCGCGCCCACGGGCCGCCCGCTATCAAGGGGCAGGCCATCCGTCCGATCACGCGGGAGTGAGGCTCCTGCCGCTGAGGTA
This genomic interval from Thermoleophilaceae bacterium contains the following:
- a CDS encoding ABC transporter permease codes for the protein MATSSAPGTDLSTDLSDALIGEAIELPPGLGPWKLAWRRLRRNRVALFFGFVFLFILILCLLAPVYAKHVAHTGPAAENITGRVNGKDIVSPTGIPTGPTWHSRYFLGADANGRDVAVRLLYGGRNSLEIGFVATAITIFFGLLVGVLAGYLRGITDGIITRILDVIWAFPAVLLGVALGVSLALGGIGPLHGNTLMVPAVVVGVVYIPYVGKPVRGQVLGLREREFIDAARQQGLSHARIMFSEILPNLGSTIVVFVPLILANAILLEAGLSYLGAGVQPPNPSWGTMIADGIRTIPAAFHNVLVPGIMLVLAVMSINVFGDGLRDALDPRSKVRIAR
- a CDS encoding ABC transporter ATP-binding protein, with product MTVEAATPQPVPAPGAEARPLLEVEHLKVLFPVKSNALLARTVGHVHAVDDVSFGLREGETLGIVGESGCGKTTLIRTLVRLIEPTAGAIRFRGKDISGAGRRELEPIRREMQMVFQDPQASLNPHKRVDQILGTPLRLRGVAKERLQPESRELLDRVGLSPEHLNRFPHEFSGGQRQRIGIARALALDPRLILLDEPVSALDVSIQAQVINLLDDLQDELHLSYIFVAHDLSVVRHVSDRIAVMYLGKIVEVSSAEELYSKPIHPYTSALLGAIPIPDPHENRARVRRKSSGEPPSAINPPSGCRFHTRCPRATDICKTVEPQLSEYAGGHLAACHHPQHVSAAEVNGAIRSDASPLSAGPEQPDYVP
- a CDS encoding ABC transporter permease, translating into MTGFVIRRLLSMIAVMFVISVLTFLLLEAIPNGDPALRLAGRLATADQIQEIRAKYGFDKPIYVQYAKTMKNIFTGKAYSYTQGFNVVDEIKAGLPATLSLALGAGILWLFASILVGTLAAIRAGKYTDRVLTVLAMMGVSFPPFFLGAVLIYFLGYKANIFPLGGYVKLTSNPWQWFTHMILPWFTLSVLFIGFYSRVLRSTILETQSEDYVRTAHAKGLSGGQVLRRHILRNSLIPIIALWGLDLAQVIGGGAILTESVYNLHGVGQLAADSIAKLDIIPILAVVLLTAFAVVVLAAVTDIIYAFLDPRIRLS
- a CDS encoding ABC transporter substrate-binding protein, which translates into the protein MTRLARRALPVVVAVFAVVSATVLAACGGGGSNTSTSGSTSASTSQAKNGGTITLVMGTAPDSLDPQFGYTTQAAEPDWLAYTGMVTYAHQNGTAGTQLIPGLAEQLPTVSSDGKTYTMTMRKGLKFSNGTPVKASDFTYTVERALRIPWGGSGQFIAGNIVGAKQYAAKKATSISGITADDATGKITIHLTNPYGAFDNVLAFPALGVVPKGTAMKNLPNNPPPGVGPYSIKNVVPNQSFELVRNPNWASMNIPNIPAGHVDIKAKISSNVDANALSVVNNTNDVYDWADTIPGSLLPQINSQAKDRYAKKVMNSTYYVFMNTQEKPFNNQLAREAVVTGLNQGAMSRLSSGSLIPGCYFLPPGMVGHPTTPCPYGDPAKGGDIAKAKQLVQQSGMAGQPVTVWSQQRAPRQQWMTYYTSFLNQIGFKAKQKLIADASYFPTIGNLKLHPQTGFADWNQDFPNPIDFYLLVQSSSILPTNNENFGEVKDPKVDSESAKLGQVPTDKLNTIASQWQALDEYLAKKAYIGVFGYQTFPALLSNRMSTNYVFHPLYGWDWSSFSLK
- a CDS encoding VOC family protein; translation: MPLVSRNVINHPKEDVVPQTQTRINKIANVVVPVADQDRAIEFYVDTLGFEKRVDLPFGGSYRWVEVAPEGEDTTVALAPPPPDDPEAAGNRQTGITLQTDDIEALHADLKAAGVDVDAEISRMGDPVPPMFWFRDPEGNTLLVVQ
- a CDS encoding bifunctional helix-turn-helix transcriptional regulator/GNAT family N-acetyltransferase; translation: MDAVAQVRRFNRVVTQRVGALDDHFLSRDRPLGEARVLWEIGPEGCDIRALRARLGLDSGYVSRLLRSLEADDLVKVGPSDHDRRVATARLTRRGLKERDLLSRRSDELAASLLEPLNAKQREQLVTAMGDVERLLSAGLVRIEARDPSDPQAQYCLREYVLELDRRFEAGWDPSRSISADPHELRPPAGLLLVATLSSEPVGCGALKFHDGEPTEIKRMWVAPSARGLGVGRRLLAELEAQAAARGTSRMVRLETNGSLTEAIDLYRSAGYREVPAFNHEPYAHHWFEKRLRRAQPSSAAR
- a CDS encoding metalloregulator ArsR/SmtB family transcription factor → MDDVFKALADPTRRSLLDELFREDGQTLTALEERLPMTRFGVMKHLKVLEDAGLVTTRKRGREKLHFLNAVPIRLVHDRWVSKYAEPWAAALTGLKRDLEDKTMEKVFEIYIKTTPERLWEAITSSEMRQKYNFGMGVESDWTPGSRYTAVHVNAPGPLAEGENLEVDPPRRLVQSFHALWGEDVAAEGTSRVTWEIEPVGDSCRLVVTHDQLAEGANEQLFGGWPMILSGLKTLLETGELLDTPGSLRYASA
- a CDS encoding glycoside hydrolase family 6 protein is translated as MHKFLASALATAAALVPVGSSSLHSGHATLRSSHPASSIAVVARTRARCRSGARLTVSVDRRHVRSRRLPRRWKRVTMRVRVPSGHHTVAAKTKRCSVKRATVSLLGRAPSSHGAPQPGATAPAEPPAPGNPFAGQTWWVDPNSNAAKTAAQWRAAGRSADADELEKIATEPGSAWFGDWNGNVQADVQNTIARNRAGGATQSVLVAYRAGLRAQCTATSQAQYGTWIRAFAAGIGNARAAVVLEPDGLPGLPSECSTPQAQQAQLAMFADAVSVLSALPGVAVYLDAGNKGWNSPATMAQRLAAAGVAKARGIALNVSNFDSTANEVGYGKQIVAALGMPDKRLLIDTSRNGQGANGVWCNPAGRGLGHRPTADTGDPMVDAYYWIKTPGESDGDWSGCDQAGTPPSAGTWWPEYALGLAQRAALDG
- a CDS encoding ABC transporter ATP-binding protein, which translates into the protein MSSSLAAPLLEVSDLRVSFTTEDGVVKAVDGVTFTVDRGEVVAIVGESGSGKSVTSMTLMGLTRGPNAHFEGQALFDGEDLIKASESELQNIRGAGIAMVFQDPMSSLDPVYRVGDQIAEQIRVHFPEVSKGDAHNQAVELMERVGIPRAAERARSYPHEFSGGMRQRVMIAMALSCSPKLLIADEPTTALDVTIQAQILDELRELREASDTGIILVTHDLGVVADIADRIVVMYAGRVVEQGTLDEIFYDPQHPYTWGLLGSITRVDRDRSERLPAIPGIPPSLLAPPKGCHFRPRCPHAFGRCTEVPDLAARLPDNPDHLDRCWLEPDRKRTLRQVGDQIGLQSEETVTS
- a CDS encoding M14 family zinc carboxypeptidase; amino-acid sequence: MIGRMACPLIAGGPWARHHPWMHVRARRLAPAVIIVAASAGAAVAAADDDDAGHVRSARQAADVVTTARLLGRSVQGRPIRAFVRGDPQAPIAALVVGCIHGNERAGVAIANRLRGWRPPAGMSLWIVPDINPDGAAANTRGNAHGVDLNRNFPFHWRPLGPPGTLQYAGPHPLSEPEDRIAHSLILRLRPRLTIWFHQPLSLTDRSGGDVRLERRYSRLSRLPLRQLPRYPGSITTWQDFRLKDGTAFVVELPAHVSRAATRRYSWAVTRLVIDVATKG
- a CDS encoding YoaK family protein — protein: MLAFSVAAGAVDAATYLGLGQVFTANMTGNSVLLAIAVAKGSGGAAARSGAALAGFCAGVALGALTRGPDESERWPAGVAAPLVLEVIALAALAVGWALSGAHPADAALYGLIVASGIAMGLQSATTRAAPIRGISTTYMTGTVTRAVEAAVSRLRRRDGGREEAAEFRGGTWIVYICGALAGAFAERSWHAGAVAIPLVFTGVIAFMAVVLRFGYGCFITAKRPRRVE